In the genome of Elusimicrobiota bacterium, one region contains:
- a CDS encoding winged helix-turn-helix domain-containing protein, which produces MDVSKYQFGDDEIDQLHKCRDNQPDIRLKVRFMALLMLAEGVELKTIASIIGKSIKTIENWHCQYEKKGINSLNSFQYKPKQSYLTSEQIDQVASWVGETNPGKTKEVREYIKEHFKVVYSNEAVRKLLKKKGLKVLRPKVVPGNPPSEEEQKKTSKTILK; this is translated from the coding sequence ATGGATGTATCAAAATACCAGTTTGGCGATGATGAAATTGACCAGTTACATAAATGTCGGGACAATCAACCTGACATACGACTAAAAGTAAGATTTATGGCACTCTTAATGCTGGCCGAGGGGGTTGAACTTAAAACGATCGCATCTATCATCGGCAAATCTATTAAGACCATTGAAAACTGGCACTGTCAGTATGAAAAAAAAGGTATCAATAGCTTAAACTCTTTTCAATACAAGCCGAAACAATCGTATTTGACTTCAGAGCAAATCGATCAAGTTGCAAGCTGGGTAGGAGAGACTAATCCAGGAAAAACTAAAGAAGTCAGAGAATATATCAAAGAACATTTTAAGGTTGTTTACAGCAATGAAGCTGTAAGAAAATTACTTAAAAAAAAGGGGCTTAAGGTTTTAAGGCCCAAGGTGGTGCCTGGCAATCCTCCCAGCGAAGAGGAGCAAAAAAAAACATCGAAAACTATTTTGAAATGA
- a CDS encoding IS630 family transposase: MENYFEMKRTSESGTVFLFGDGMHLIHQNIPGLCWGDPKNPPMLKTNTGRQRLNILGAYNPDSHSFVHLTGEENCDAQRVIEYFDVIIKAYQRAPGIVLILDNASYFKAKIVTEWLEKHPKLKLEFLPPYAPNLNLIERFWRFVKEHLVKNKYHKKYKSFRAKVFQFLNHINEHANELKTLMVEKFEIVKIKA; the protein is encoded by the coding sequence ATCGAAAACTATTTTGAAATGAAACGTACAAGCGAATCAGGAACTGTGTTTTTGTTTGGAGATGGTATGCACTTGATCCATCAGAATATTCCGGGGCTGTGCTGGGGAGATCCAAAAAATCCACCAATGTTAAAAACCAACACAGGTCGTCAACGACTAAATATATTGGGAGCGTATAACCCGGATTCACACTCGTTTGTTCATCTTACCGGAGAAGAAAATTGCGATGCACAGCGGGTTATTGAATATTTCGATGTGATTATAAAAGCATATCAACGAGCCCCTGGAATCGTACTTATTTTGGATAATGCCAGTTATTTTAAAGCGAAAATTGTTACAGAATGGCTTGAAAAACACCCTAAACTCAAATTGGAATTTCTACCACCGTATGCGCCAAACCTTAATTTGATTGAACGTTTCTGGCGTTTTGTCAAAGAACATCTTGTAAAAAATAAGTACCATAAAAAGTACAAATCATTTCGCGCTAAGGTATTTCAATTTCTCAACCATATTAATGAACATGCCAATGAGTTGAAAACATTAATGGTGGAAAAATTTGAAATTGTAAAAATAAAAGCATAA
- a CDS encoding type II toxin-antitoxin system Phd/YefM family antitoxin, whose translation MCLKNQSWSTIADYSASISELKKNPSALIEQSDGEPIAILNHNRPTAYLIPAKTYEALLEKIEDYQLGLIIKERQNEKSSAVEVILDEL comes from the coding sequence ATGTGCCTGAAAAACCAAAGTTGGAGTACTATAGCAGATTATTCCGCAAGCATTTCAGAACTTAAGAAAAATCCATCTGCTCTTATTGAGCAGTCTGATGGCGAACCAATCGCTATTCTAAATCATAATAGGCCAACGGCCTATTTAATCCCGGCTAAAACTTATGAAGCACTGCTTGAAAAAATTGAAGACTATCAACTGGGGTTGATCATCAAAGAACGTCAAAATGAAAAATCTTCAGCTGTAGAAGTGATATTAGATGAGTTATAA